A part of Odontesthes bonariensis isolate fOdoBon6 chromosome 23, fOdoBon6.hap1, whole genome shotgun sequence genomic DNA contains:
- the LOC142374499 gene encoding uncharacterized protein LOC142374499: MVKRRIAGGAGMPGRRSLQTDDPRGPSLVPPVPAASTSELEQTQDSKDLNVQQLFVIKEEVPWSSSVDQQDPEPVHIKKEEEELWSHREGEQLHRQEETDISRFSVTAVTVKSEEEEQPQSSQLLQIKTEDNRETEPESGLNHDGGCNTARKSFICSECSKQFLSKESLKSHMKVHFGEGPETAQNPDQNSNLQPNADSDSSDTEVSDDDNDHWQDPLSDSGPEYEDGDPDWRKTRTAECGEHDCGKKLKIKRPLKSHMSLHKRKQPFGCDVCGKICRDRGILSNHMRVHTGEKPYACKECGKRFNQCSNLKSHMRVHTGDKPFSCDFCDNKFNHISNLKAHIRVHTREKRYHCDVCGQRFSRNEHLKTHMRVHTGEKPFACDDCGKRFSQSNLLKSHMRVHTGEKPYDCKECGKRFYKSSNLKVHSRVHTMEKPHTCDDCGKKFRMKTDLKSHMRVHTGKKPFGCDNCGKKFRTKTNLKSHMRVHTGEKPFGCDVCGKRFKEQGTLLNHMKVHTGEKPFCCDDCGKRFSHSHVLKSHMRVHTGEKPYDCKECGKRFYKSSNLKVHGLVHTMEKPHTCNDCGKKFRTKTDLKSHMRVHTGEKPFGCDNCGKKFRTKTDLKSHMRVHTGEKPFGCDNCGKKFRTKTNLKSHMRVHTGEKPFGCDNCGKKFRTKTHLNRHIRVHTGEKPFGCDNCGKRFSERGTLSKHMKIHTEERTHIQVHTMEKPYTCDDCGKKFKTMTHLKSHMRFHTGEKPYSCKECDKSFNQVSNLRRHIRVHTMEKPYTCDDCGKKFKTKTHLTSHMNVHCGEGPETAQNPDQNSNLQSNADSDSSDTEVSDDDDDHWQDPLSDSGLENEDGDPDWRQTRTAECGENCDDCEPTLPELEDVTECITEVCDCVMLPSHSPSRVCIDASSGTDRMVKRRITGGAGMPQRRSLQPDESRGPSLVPLVPAASTSELEQTQDSKDLNVQQLFVIKEEVHWSSSVDQQDPEPVHIKKEEEELWSRREGEQLHGQKETDISRFSVTAVTVKSEEEDEEQPQSSQLLQIKTEDNRETEPPTSSSAELMKTEADWGKEPYPNSGLLPDTDEQEFCETEVSIGDDDSDWPDSESEASDTERKQTMVPESDVNHDGGCNTARKSFSCSECSKQFLSKQSLKSHMKVHTREQLFACDDCGKRFSRNGHLKTHMRVHTGEKPFSCDFCAKRFNHVSNLKTHIRVHTMEKPYTCDDCGKKFKMKTHLKSHMSVHTGEKHYACKECGIRFNQSTNLKSHMSVHTREQLFACDDCGKRFSRNENLKTHMRVHTGEKPFGCDVCGKRFSLNALLKTHMRVHTGEKPFSCDFCAKRFNQVSNLKVHIRVHTMEKPYFCDDCGKKFKTKTHLKTHMKVHFGEGPETARSPEQNGNLQPNADSDSSDTEVSDDDDDDHWQDPLSDSAPEY, from the exons ATGGTGAAGAGGAGAATCgcaggtggagcagggatgcctGGAAGGAGGAGCCTCCAAACAGATGACCCCAGAGGACCCAGTTTGGTGCCCCCCGTACCTGCAGCATCCACATCAGAACTGGAGCAGACACAAGACAGCAAAGATCTCA atgTTCAGCAGCTGTTTGTGATTAAAGAAGAGGTTCCCTGGAGCTCCAGTGtggaccagcaggacccagaACCCGTCCACataaagaaggaggaggaggagctctgGAGCCACCGGGAGGGAGAGCAGCTTCACCGACAGGAAGAAACTGATATCAGCAGGTTCTCAGTCACTgctgttactgtgaagagtgaagaagaagaacaacctCAGTCCTCACAGCTTCTTCAGATTAAAACTGAAGACAACAGAGAGACAGAACCTGAGTCAGGACTAAATCATGATGGAGGCTGTAACACTGCCAGAAAGTCCTTCATCTGCTCTGAGTGTAGTAAACAGTTTCTCTCCAAAGAGTCTCTGAAGTCACACATGAAAGTCCACTTTGGAGAAGGACCAGAAACAGCCCAGAACCCAGATCAAAATAGCAATTTACAACCAAATGCTGATTCAGACTCTTCTGACACTGAAGTCAGTGATGATGACAATGACCATTGGCAGGACCCTTTGTCAGATTCTGGACCTGAATATGAAGACGGTGATCCTGATTGGAGGAAGACCAGAACAGCTGAATGCGGAGAACATGACTGTGGAAAGAAGTTGAAAATAAAGAGGCCTCTGAAGTCACACATGAGTTTGCACAAGAGAAAGCAACCGTTTGGCTGCGATGTTTGTGGTAAAATATGTCGTGACAGAGGAATTCTTTCAAATCACATGAGAGTCCACACTGGTGAGAAACCTTATGCTTGCAAAGAGTGTGGAAAAAGATTTAACCAATGCTCAAACCTTAAGTCacacatgagagtccacacGGGAGACAAACCATTTAGCTGTGACTTCTGTGATAACAAATTTAACCATATCTCCAATCTCAAGGCGCACATTAGAGTCCACACTCGGGAGAAACGATATCACTGCGATGTTTGTGGTCAAAGATTTAGTCGAAATGAACATCTTAAGACacacatgagagtccacacaggagagaagccgtttgCCTGTGATGATTGCGGTAAAAGATTCAGCCAAAGCAATCTTCTTAAGTCGCACATGAGAGTCCACACTGGTGAGAAACCTTATGATTGCAAAGAGTGTGGTAAAAGATTCTACAAAAGCTCAAATCTTAAGGTACACAGTCGGGTGCACACGATGGAGAAGCCTCATACCTGCGATGATTGTGGAAAGAAGTTCAGAATGAAGACGGATCTGAAGTCACACATGAGAGTTCACACAGGAAAGAAGCCATTTGGCTGCGATAATTGTGGAAAGAAGTTCAGAACGAAGACGAATCTGAAGTCACACATGAgagttcacacaggagagaagccgtttgGCTGCGATGTTTGTGGAAAAAGATTTAAGGAGCAAGGAACTCTTTTAAATCATATGAAAGTTCACACTGGAGAGAAGCCGTTTTGCTGTGATGATTGCGGTAAAAGATTCAGCCATAGCCATGTTCTTAAGTCGCACATGAGAGTCCACACTGGTGAGAAACCTTATGATTGCAAAGAGTGTGGTAAAAGATTCTACAAAAGCTCAAATCTTAAGGTACACGGTCTTGTGCACACGATGGAGAAGCCTCATACCTGCAATGATTGTGGAAAGAAGTTCAGAACGAAGACGGATCTGAAGTCACACATGAgagttcacacaggagagaagccgtttgGCTGTGATAATTGTGGAAAGAAGTTCAGAACGAAGACGGATCTGAAGTCACACATGAgagttcacacaggagagaagccgtttgGCTGCGATAATTGTGGAAAGAAGTTCAGAACGAAGACGAATCTGAAGTCACACATGAgagttcacacaggagagaagccgtttgGCTGTGATAATTGTGGAAAGAAGTTCAGAACGAAGACGCATCTGAATAGACACATCAGAGTTcacactggagagaagccatttgGCTGTGATAATTGTGGAAAAAGATTTAGTGAGCGAGGAACtctttcaaaacacatgaaaatccACACGGAAGAAAGGACGCACATTCAGGTGCACACAATGGAAAAGCCTTATACCTGCGATGATTGTGGAAAGAAATTCAAAACAATGACGCATCTGAAGTCGCACATGAGATTCCACACTGGTGAGAAACCTTATTCTTGCAAAGAGTGTGATAAAAGTTTCAACCAAGTCTCAAATCTTAGGAGACACATTCGGGTGCACACGATGGAAAAGCCTTATACCTGCGATGATTGTGGAAagaagttcaaaacaaagacgCATCTGACATCACACATGAATGTCCACTGTGGAGAAGGACCAGAAACAGCCCAGAACCCAGATCAAAATAGCAATTTACAATCAAATGCTGATTCAGACTCTTCTGACACTGAAGTCAGTGATGATGACGATGACCATTGGCAGGACCCTTTGTCAGATTCTGGACTTGAAAATGAAGACGGTGATCCTGATTGGAGGCAGACCAGAACAGCTGAATGCGGAGAAAATTGTGATGATT GCGAGCCAACCCTCCCAGAACTTGAAGATGTCACTGAATGTATAACAGAGGTATGTGACTGTGTCATGTTGCCAAGTCACAGCCCCAGCAGAGTCTGCATCGATGCTTCCAGTGGAACAGACAG GATGGTGAAGAGGAGAATcacaggtggagcagggatgcctCAAAGGAGGAGCCTCCAACCAGATGAATCCAGAGGACCCAGTTTGGTACCCCTCGTACCTGCAGCATCCACATCAGAACTGGAGCAGACACAAGACAGCAAAGATCTCA atgTTCAGCAGCTGTTTGTGATTAAAGAAGAGGTTCACTGGAGCTCCAGTGtggaccagcaggacccagaACCCGTCCACataaagaaggaggaggaggagctctgGAGCCGCCGGGAGGGAGAGCAGCTTCACGGACAGAAAGAGACTGATATCAGCAGGTTCTCAGTCACTgctgttactgtgaagagtgaagaagaagatgaagaacAACCTCAGTCCTCACAGCTTCTTCAGATTAAAACTGAAGACAACAGAGAGACAGAACCTCCAACCAGCAGCTCAGCTGAactgatgaaaacagaagcTGATTGGGGAAAGGAACCATACCCAAACAGTGGTTTACTACCAGATACTGATGAACAGGAGTTCTGTGAAACTGAAGTCAGTATTGGTGATGATGATAGTGATTGGCCAGATTCTGAATCTGAAGCCAGTGACACAGAACGGAAACAGACAATGGTACCTGAGTCGGATGTAAATCATGATGGAGGCTGTAACACTGCCAGAAAGTCCTTCAGCTGCTCTGAGTGTAGTAAACAGTTTCTCTCCAAACAGTCTCTGAAGTCACACATGAAAGTCCACACGAGAGAGCAACTGTTTGCCTGCGATGATTGTGGAAAAAGATTTAGTCGAAATGGACATCTAAAGACACACATGAGAGTTCACACGGGTGAGAAACCATTCAGCTGTGATTTCTGTGCTAAAAGATTCAACCATGTCTCAAATCTCAAGACACACATTCGTGTGCACACGATGGAGAAGCCTTATACCTGCGACGATTGTGGAAAGAAGTTCAAAATGAAGACTCATCTTAAGTCGCACATGAGTGTCCACACTGGTGAGAAACATTATGCTTGCAAAGAATGTGGAATAAGATTTAACCAAAGCACAAACCTTAAGTCACACATGAGTGTCCACACGAGAGAGCAACTGTTTGCCTGCGATGACTGTGGAAAAAGATTTAGTCGAAATGAAAATCTTAAGACacacatgagagtccacacaggagagaagccgtttgGCTGTGATGTTTGCGGTAAAAGATTCAGCCTAAACGCTCTTCTTAAGACGCACATGAGAGTCCACACGGGTGAGAAACCATTCAGCTGTGATTTCTGTGCTAAAAGATTCAACCAAGTCTCAAATCTTAAGGTACACATTCGGGTGCACACGATGGAGAAGCCTTATTTCTGTGATGATTGTGGAAAGAAGTTCAAAACGAAGACGCACCTGAAGACGCACATGAAAGTCCACTTTGGAGAAGGACCAGAAACAGCCCGGAGCCCAGAACAAAATGGCAATTTACAACCAAATGCTGATTCAGACTCTTCTGACACTGAagtcagtgatgatgatgacgatgaccATTGGCAGGACCCTTTGTCAGATTCTGCACCTGAATATTAA
- the LOC142373573 gene encoding uncharacterized protein LOC142373573 — MVKRRITGGAGMPGRRSLQPDDPRGPSLVPPIPAASTSELEQTQDSRDLNVQQLFVIKEEVPWSSSVDQQDPEPVHIKEEEEELWSRREGEQLHGQEETDISRFSVTAVTVKSEEEDEEQPQSSQLLQIKTEDNRETETESGLNHDGGCNTARKSFSCSECGKQFVHEQSLTSHMRVHTGEKPFACNICVKRFRRKENLKTHMRVHTGEKPFGCDDCGKRFSVNALLKKHMRVHTGEKPFSCDFCGKRFNQVPNLKTHIRVHTMEKPYTCDDCGKKFKTKTHLTSHMSVHTGEKPFGCDDCGKKFKTKTHLTSHMRVHTGEKPFGCDDCGKKFKTKTYLKSHMRVHTGEKPFACDDCGKRFSQNTLLKSHMRVHTGEKPYACKECGKIFNQVSSLKTHIRVHTMEKPYTCDDCGKKFKTKTHLKSHMRIHTGEKPFGCDVCGKRFSQNTLLKTHMRVHTGEKPFSCDFCAKRFTQVSSLVVHIRVHTKEKPYFCDYCGKKFKTTTHLKSHMSVHTGEKPFGCDDCGKKFITKMQLTSHMRVHTGEKPFGCDVCGKRFSQNTLLKKHMRVHTGEKPFSCDFCAKRFNHVSNLKVHIRVHTMEKPYTCDDCGKKFKTKTHLKSHMRVHTGEKPYSCKECDKSFNQVSNLKRHIRVHTMEKPYTCNDCGKKFKTKTHLTSHMNVHFGGGPETAQNPDQNSNLQRNGDSDSSDNEVSDDDDDHWQDPLSDSGPE, encoded by the exons ATGGTGAAGAGGAGAATTACAGGCGGAGCAGGGATGCCTGGAAGGAGGAGCCTCCAACCAGATGACCCCAGAGGACCCAGCTTGGTGCCCCCCATACCTGCAGCATCCACATCAGAACTGGAGCAGACACAAGACAGCAGAGATCTCA atgttcagCAGCTGTTTGTGATTAAAGAAGAGGTTCCCTGGAGCTCCAGTGtggaccagcaggacccagaACCCGTCCAcataaaggaggaggaggaggagctctgGAGCCGCCGGGAGGGAGAGCAGCTTCACGGACAGGAAGAGACTGATATCAGCAGGTTCTCAGTCACTGCTGTTACTGTAAAGagtgaagaagaagatgaagaacAACCTCAGTCCTCACAGCTTCTTCAGATTAAAACTGAAGacaacagagagacagaaactgaGTCGGGACTAAATCATGACGGAGGCTGTAACACTGCCAGAAAGTCCTTCAGCTGCTCTGAGTGCGGGAAACAGTTTGTACACGAGCAGTCTCTTACATCACACATGAgggttcacacaggagagaagccgtttgCCTGCAATATTTGTGTAAAAAGATTTAGACGAAAGGAAAATCTTAAGACacacatgagagtccacacaggagagaagccgtttgGCTGTGATGATTGCGGTAAAAGATTCAGCGTAAACGCTCTTCTTAAGAAGCACATGAGAGTCCACACGGGTGAGAAACCATTCAGCTGTGATTTCTGTGGTAAAAGATTCAACCAAGTCCCAAATCTTAAGACGCACATTCGGGTGCACACGATGGAGAAGCCTTATACCTGCGATGATTGTGGAAaaaagttcaaaacaaagacgCATCTGACATCACACATGAgcgttcacacaggagagaagccgtttgGCTGCGACGATTGTGGAAagaagttcaaaacaaagacgCATCTGACATCACACATGAgagttcacacaggagagaagccgtttgGCTGCGATGATTGTGGAAagaagttcaaaacaaagacttATCTGAAGTCACACATGAgagttcacacaggagagaagccgtttgCCTGTGATGATTGCGGTAAAAGATTCAGCCAAAACACTCTTCTTAAGTCACACATGAGAGTGCACACTGGTGAGAAACCATATGCTTGCAAAGAGTGTGGAAAAATATTCAaccaagtctcaagtcttaagACACACATTCGGGTGCACACAATGGAAAAGCCTTATACCTGCGATGATTGTGGAAagaagttcaaaacaaagacgCATCTGAAGTCACACATGAgaattcacacaggagagaagccgtttgGCTGTGATGTTTGCGGTAAAAGATTCAGCCAAAACACTCTTCTTAAGACGCACATGAGAGTCCACACTGGTGAGAAACCATTCAGCTGTGATTTTTGTGCTAAAAGATTCAcccaagtctcaagtcttgtGGTACACATTCGGGTGCACACAAAGGAGAAGCCTTATTTCTGTGATTATTGTGGAAAGAAGTTCAAAACAACGACGCATCTGAAGTCACACATGAgcgttcacacaggagagaagccatttgGCTGCGATGATTGTGGAAAGAAGTTCATAACAAAGATGCAACTGACATCACACATGAgagttcacacaggagagaagccgtttgGCTGTGATGTTTGCGGTAAAAGATTCAGCCAAAACACTCTTCTTAAGAAGCACATGAGAGTCCACACGGGTGAGAAACCATTCAGCTGTGATTTCTGTGCTAAAAGATTCAACCATGTCTCAAATCTTAAGGTACACATTCGGGTGCACACGATGGAGAAGCCTTACACCTGTGATGATTGTGGAAAAAAGTTCAAAACGAAGACGCATCTGAAGTCGCACATGAGAGTTCACACGGGAGAGAAACCTTATTCTTGCAAAGAGTGTGATAAAAGTTTCAACCAAGTTTCAAATCTTAAGAGACACATTCGGGTGCACACGATGGAAAAGCCTTATACCTGCAATGATTGTGGAAagaagttcaaaacaaagacgCATCTGACATCACACATGAATGTCCACTTTGGAGGAGGACCAGAAACAGCCCAGAACCCAGATCAAAATAGCAATTTACAACGAAATGGTGATTCAGACTCTTCTGACAATGAAGTCAGTGATGATGACGATGACCATTGGCAGGACCCTTTGTCAGATTCTGGACCTGAATAG